A DNA window from Ornithobacterium rhinotracheale DSM 15997 contains the following coding sequences:
- a CDS encoding Acb2/Tad1 domain-containing protein: MDANPIKKLSKGELKKLFAEKIEELESILNAEEVEPRCRAIAITNLQTAEMWINKGIYGKKEDNLKK, from the coding sequence ATGGACGCAAACCCAATTAAAAAATTAAGTAAAGGCGAATTGAAAAAACTATTCGCCGAAAAAATTGAAGAATTAGAAAGCATTTTAAATGCAGAAGAAGTAGAACCACGATGCAGAGCAATTGCTATCACCAATTTGCAAACTGCTGAAATGTGGATAAATAAAGGGATTTATGGAAAAAAAGAAGATAATTTGAAAAAATAA
- a CDS encoding DUF6046 domain-containing protein: MDNRYNISQLFKMAFGVNNPVYLTNPLSKDVSEEPNYSTKVKEVELNEAERLSQMGTPVVFPIMFEAGNYKFYDEDSKLVSRELSEFWFPPATLVDFYRAKNITKTDVIGASGTVKEIYGFDDWSIRIRTICLSDNAMTSREYERRIIEWANVVQSVPVQGDLFGKKNIDNIVIESIDITSVEASPNVIPIELNCVSDEPFEIIFR, from the coding sequence ATGGACAATAGATATAACATTTCACAGCTTTTTAAAATGGCTTTTGGGGTAAATAATCCAGTTTATTTAACCAATCCTTTGAGCAAAGATGTAAGTGAAGAACCTAATTACTCCACAAAAGTAAAAGAAGTGGAATTAAACGAAGCTGAGCGTTTAAGCCAAATGGGAACTCCCGTAGTTTTTCCTATAATGTTTGAAGCTGGAAACTATAAATTTTATGATGAAGATAGCAAGCTAGTTAGTCGAGAACTCTCAGAGTTTTGGTTTCCTCCTGCTACTCTAGTGGATTTTTATAGAGCTAAAAACATAACTAAAACGGATGTTATTGGTGCTAGCGGAACGGTAAAAGAAATTTATGGTTTCGACGATTGGAGTATTCGTATAAGAACTATCTGTCTAAGTGATAATGCCATGACTTCTAGAGAATATGAGCGTCGCATTATTGAATGGGCAAACGTAGTGCAATCAGTGCCTGTACAAGGAGATTTGTTTGGAAAAAAGAACATAGACAATATAGTAATAGAAAGCATAGATATTACCAGTGTAGAGGCTTCGCCTAATGTGATCCCTATAGAGCTTAATTGTGTGAGTGATGAACCTTTTGAAATTATATTTAGATGA
- a CDS encoding DUF2586 family protein produces MGHLQGFELKKLEGSLGRLSNNADNSFLLIGAMPVDTTTMQHGQAYRLLQVEDVEKLGVNESFDANKKVLAHYHISEVFRLAPDTELFFLPLPTGAKLQDKATEILTTLRELKKVKGIAAFGFTNDLSTLAGEVEALQTKIVEEAKKDGILLDFVLVEGKGKNSLKIANLEDLKTKNASQISVIIGQDKAIADLDTDYKYHACIGAALGMLSVRSVAENVGSVDIEKKPKNVRTYNTYPLTNEALGKFVKVAFSTGESISEVSTQSQQDLNNKGYIFVSTYVDVAGFYFSNSHTCVSAASDFTYIENNRVWNKAARLVRAVLTPRIKSKLKKDPQTGYLKASTTAYLENLAQKSIEQMQIADEISGYSVFINPKQIVSETEALKVKISIVVDLILHKIEGEIGLTQNL; encoded by the coding sequence ATGGGACACTTACAGGGTTTTGAATTAAAGAAATTAGAGGGCAGCTTAGGTCGTTTGTCAAACAATGCAGATAATAGTTTTTTACTCATTGGTGCTATGCCCGTGGACACTACAACTATGCAGCATGGGCAAGCCTACCGTCTATTGCAAGTAGAAGATGTTGAAAAATTAGGAGTAAATGAAAGTTTTGATGCCAATAAAAAAGTTTTGGCACATTATCATATTTCGGAGGTGTTCCGATTGGCGCCAGATACAGAGCTTTTCTTTTTACCACTACCAACTGGAGCTAAATTGCAAGATAAAGCTACGGAGATTTTAACCACGCTAAGAGAATTAAAGAAAGTAAAAGGCATTGCTGCTTTTGGCTTTACAAATGACTTAAGCACTCTAGCAGGCGAGGTTGAAGCCTTGCAAACTAAAATTGTAGAAGAAGCTAAAAAAGATGGAATTTTATTAGATTTTGTACTTGTTGAGGGCAAAGGCAAGAATAGTCTTAAAATTGCAAATTTAGAAGATTTAAAAACAAAGAACGCATCTCAAATATCTGTAATCATTGGGCAAGATAAAGCCATTGCAGATTTAGATACAGACTATAAGTACCATGCATGTATAGGTGCAGCATTAGGTATGTTATCCGTTCGTAGTGTAGCTGAAAATGTAGGCTCTGTAGATATTGAGAAAAAACCAAAAAATGTGCGTACTTATAACACCTACCCCTTAACAAATGAAGCCTTAGGTAAATTTGTAAAAGTAGCATTCAGTACAGGTGAAAGCATTAGTGAAGTGAGTACCCAAAGCCAGCAAGATTTAAACAATAAAGGTTATATTTTTGTAAGTACTTATGTAGATGTTGCAGGTTTCTATTTTTCTAATTCACACACTTGTGTTAGTGCTGCATCCGACTTTACATACATAGAAAACAATAGAGTTTGGAATAAAGCTGCTAGATTGGTAAGAGCCGTACTTACCCCACGCATTAAAAGCAAATTAAAAAAAGACCCTCAGACAGGATATTTAAAGGCATCCACAACAGCATATTTAGAAAACTTAGCTCAAAAGTCCATTGAGCAAATGCAAATTGCAGATGAGATTAGTGGCTATTCTGTGTTTATTAATCCAAAACAAATCGTTTCGGAAACAGAAGCATTGAAGGTGAAAATAAGCATTGTGGTAGATCTAATTCTACACAAAATTGAGGGCGAAATTGGTTTAACTCAAAATCTATAA
- a CDS encoding phage portal protein family protein codes for MKNKILNSIQNFFLRKASYTDLNKFRALASNQSNIPSEIIKHQAKLLRVENLQSWKMAVMLATDPENPNKQNLQALYENMLQDNHLASVVETRIAKTQQMPFALFNTNNERVDEAKTLLESVWFQEFIKLAIMSKFQGTTLIELFELDNNGELKEINEIPQANFNPMKGIILAEAGDEKGLAYREGKLANYYIQVGKDYNDLGMFAQTAPIIIAKKLGLGSWLDFIDKYGVPPLFITTEREDDNRMLELFEMATNFKRNGFMIARGAEKFDIPNLSNSNSGETFDTLIKRADNEISKRFLDGTGLTDEKGFVGSVEVQYELANARFVSDRILVKNVINKQLIPLLVKLSPVYKPLENLYFDWDEEETLTADKVCEMVAKLGYQFEFNPEQIEEITGLKILGIKNNSFPAFEEGEPKKKMTKTPSGNSN; via the coding sequence ATGAAAAATAAAATACTAAATAGCATTCAAAATTTCTTTTTAAGAAAAGCCAGCTATACCGATTTAAACAAATTCAGAGCATTGGCCAGCAATCAAAGCAATATCCCCTCTGAAATTATAAAACATCAAGCTAAGCTTTTACGAGTAGAAAATCTACAATCGTGGAAAATGGCGGTAATGCTTGCTACGGACCCCGAAAATCCAAACAAACAAAATTTACAAGCACTCTATGAAAATATGCTGCAAGATAATCATTTGGCTTCGGTAGTAGAAACTCGTATTGCTAAAACGCAGCAGATGCCATTTGCATTGTTCAATACCAACAATGAGCGTGTGGACGAGGCTAAAACTCTTTTAGAGAGCGTTTGGTTTCAAGAATTCATCAAACTTGCCATTATGTCAAAATTTCAAGGAACCACACTCATTGAGTTGTTTGAGCTTGATAACAACGGAGAGCTTAAAGAAATAAACGAAATTCCGCAGGCAAACTTTAATCCGATGAAAGGCATCATCTTAGCAGAGGCAGGAGATGAAAAAGGCTTAGCTTATCGTGAGGGTAAGCTGGCAAATTACTACATACAAGTGGGGAAAGATTACAACGATTTAGGCATGTTTGCCCAAACGGCTCCCATCATCATAGCTAAAAAATTAGGCTTAGGCTCGTGGCTTGATTTTATTGATAAATACGGCGTGCCGCCTTTATTCATAACCACAGAGCGCGAGGACGACAACCGTATGCTTGAACTTTTTGAAATGGCTACAAATTTTAAAAGAAATGGCTTTATGATTGCGCGTGGGGCTGAAAAATTTGACATTCCAAACCTTTCTAATTCAAATAGTGGCGAAACTTTCGATACTTTGATTAAAAGGGCAGATAACGAAATTTCTAAACGATTTTTGGACGGTACAGGCTTAACAGATGAAAAAGGTTTTGTCGGTAGTGTAGAGGTGCAATATGAATTGGCTAATGCTCGTTTTGTATCGGATAGAATTTTAGTTAAAAATGTGATTAACAAACAGCTTATCCCTTTATTAGTTAAACTTTCGCCCGTGTACAAACCTTTAGAAAACTTGTATTTCGATTGGGACGAGGAGGAAACCCTAACCGCCGATAAAGTCTGCGAAATGGTCGCAAAACTTGGCTATCAATTTGAATTCAACCCAGAACAAATTGAGGAGATAACAGGGCTTAAAATTTTAGGCATCAAAAACAATTCTTTTCCAGCCTTTGAGGAGGGAGAGCCTAAAAAAAAAATGACAAAAACGCCCAGTGGCAACTCAAATTAA
- a CDS encoding DUF3164 family protein, producing the protein MSLENLTDEQLAAEIKRRKRQQEEDRKAYKALVNDNVPRIAETLKTLSQNISQVKLFAFESLKILLETKNEVFGVRDTQQSHTFTDENGNTIIYGFRVIDNWDDSVTAGIEKVRDFLQSLAKDDNSANLVKVIQRLLKQDSKGNLKASRVIELTKLAEEINNEEFIDAVNIIRQSYKPQRSAFFVEASCTDAQGKKVSIPLSISAVDFPEGTDIDGLFPVNEKYEK; encoded by the coding sequence ATGAGCTTAGAAAATTTAACCGATGAACAACTAGCGGCTGAAATTAAACGCCGCAAAAGACAACAAGAAGAAGACAGAAAAGCCTATAAGGCATTGGTAAACGACAATGTACCGCGAATAGCGGAAACATTGAAGACTTTAAGCCAAAATATTAGCCAAGTCAAATTGTTTGCCTTTGAGAGCTTAAAAATTCTCTTGGAAACTAAAAACGAAGTGTTTGGCGTGAGGGACACCCAGCAAAGCCACACCTTTACCGATGAAAATGGCAATACCATTATTTACGGGTTCCGCGTGATAGACAACTGGGACGACAGTGTAACCGCTGGTATTGAGAAAGTAAGAGATTTTTTGCAGAGCTTGGCCAAAGATGATAACTCCGCCAATTTGGTGAAAGTAATCCAAAGGCTTTTAAAGCAAGATAGCAAAGGCAATCTGAAAGCCAGCCGAGTGATTGAGCTCACTAAATTAGCTGAGGAAATCAATAACGAGGAGTTTATAGACGCCGTGAATATCATTCGCCAATCCTACAAGCCACAGCGTTCTGCCTTTTTTGTGGAGGCAAGTTGTACTGACGCACAAGGCAAAAAAGTAAGTATTCCACTTTCTATATCTGCGGTGGACTTTCCAGAGGGAACCGACATTGACGGCTTGTTCCCTGTAAACGAAAAATACGAGAAATGA
- a CDS encoding phage virion morphogenesis protein: MEENQVPDFMKMAEEMLQGLPQRVAEEARNHFMKSFIKEGFTANSFIAWPKRKDTLPHKMLSLSYTLKNSIKISRADFEQVIISAGEGIPYAAIHNEGGNITIPVTKKMRKYFWAMYKKTGEERYKRMAITKKDFLSVHIPKRQYIGESKVLDKKINNIILDEIKKAYKKLNLK; encoded by the coding sequence ATGGAAGAAAACCAAGTACCGGATTTTATGAAAATGGCAGAAGAAATGCTGCAAGGTCTGCCCCAAAGGGTAGCAGAAGAAGCACGCAATCACTTTATGAAAAGCTTTATCAAGGAGGGGTTTACGGCTAATTCTTTTATCGCTTGGCCTAAGCGAAAAGATACTCTCCCCCATAAAATGCTCTCGCTGTCCTATACCCTCAAAAATAGCATTAAAATAAGCCGTGCAGATTTTGAGCAGGTTATTATTTCCGCAGGCGAGGGGATTCCCTATGCTGCTATACATAACGAGGGTGGTAATATTACCATACCCGTAACCAAAAAAATGCGTAAATACTTCTGGGCAATGTATAAGAAAACTGGAGAAGAAAGATATAAGCGTATGGCTATCACAAAAAAAGATTTTTTAAGTGTGCATATTCCAAAACGCCAATACATCGGAGAAAGCAAAGTTTTGGATAAAAAAATAAATAATATCATTCTTGATGAAATAAAAAAAGCGTACAAAAAATTAAACTTAAAATAA
- a CDS encoding ATP-binding protein: MTKLSIFQKTEQIPVAVERYMENTGAKQPDVAKISGVGLTYVNQILQRKTHIGKTAIKDVYYLGLAKAIGLDIRVSYWQHFDTANFQQIINKIKEVRESGERATIDGDTGSGKTHALRQYITRYPNNTFIVTCSAVENAKEFAVNIGEVVGVETFGTAGTIIKKVVKKLLMCDNPILIIDEAEHIGKKTGYINIIKTLADGLDGKVGFLLVGMGINEILKKGYERNKQNFRQTARRFGRRENLITDITEDIDKICSTLELSQTVANWLKKRVQNFGDLEIIIKDAFAEAEKSNQAVNVELLNTLYI, encoded by the coding sequence ATGACAAAATTAAGCATTTTTCAAAAAACAGAGCAAATTCCAGTAGCCGTAGAGCGCTATATGGAAAACACCGGCGCCAAACAGCCTGATGTGGCAAAAATTAGCGGTGTGGGGTTAACCTATGTAAATCAAATATTACAGCGTAAAACGCACATAGGCAAAACAGCCATTAAAGATGTGTATTATTTAGGCCTTGCCAAAGCGATAGGCTTAGATATTCGAGTGAGCTATTGGCAGCATTTTGATACCGCTAACTTTCAGCAAATCATTAACAAAATAAAAGAAGTGCGCGAGAGCGGAGAGCGTGCCACCATTGATGGCGACACCGGAAGCGGGAAAACCCACGCCCTGCGCCAATACATTACGCGCTACCCCAACAACACCTTTATCGTAACCTGTTCGGCGGTGGAAAATGCCAAAGAATTTGCCGTGAATATTGGCGAAGTGGTAGGCGTAGAAACCTTTGGAACTGCCGGAACCATCATCAAAAAAGTAGTCAAAAAACTATTGATGTGCGACAACCCCATTTTAATCATAGATGAGGCCGAGCATATAGGCAAAAAGACAGGTTACATTAACATTATAAAGACTTTGGCCGATGGCTTAGATGGAAAAGTAGGCTTCCTGCTGGTGGGAATGGGCATCAATGAAATTTTAAAAAAAGGCTACGAGCGCAACAAGCAAAATTTTAGACAAACTGCCCGTCGATTTGGTAGAAGAGAAAATTTAATCACAGATATAACAGAAGATATAGATAAAATCTGCTCTACATTGGAGCTTAGCCAAACAGTGGCTAATTGGCTAAAAAAAAGAGTGCAAAACTTTGGCGATTTAGAAATCATTATCAAAGATGCTTTTGCTGAAGCTGAAAAAAGCAACCAAGCGGTAAATGTTGAACTATTAAACACTTTATATATATGA
- a CDS encoding ATP-dependent Clp protease proteolytic subunit → MKREKSHIKVAKISQSQLQIQINGTIEHDYTASEIRAALELKATTDIEKVELYLNTVGGSVYEATEIVNILKKIPHVEIMAGALVASAGTYIMANFPAKAYATSQFMIHKPSTYVIGNEDEVKSDLKALENLTIQYRDVYAKRFNKSLEEIDQMWQKDYWFNAQEAKQIGLINDIIDEDLNITPQSIVMMQACGCPNIPKIQNQNNDTIMNKEQIIAALGMAADATDEQIQKKIEELRAQAENNEAQRQEQANQLVDKAIKEKRITADSKESYVKLATIDFEQTKKALESLSPVVAGSSFVNKTGKTVTDQSNWTLEDYLEKDPAAFEALMENNPEKARQLNQQYQAKK, encoded by the coding sequence ATGAAACGAGAAAAATCGCACATAAAAGTAGCTAAGATTAGTCAGTCTCAATTGCAAATCCAAATTAATGGAACAATTGAGCATGATTATACAGCTAGTGAAATAAGAGCTGCACTTGAATTAAAAGCAACTACTGATATTGAAAAGGTAGAGTTATACCTCAACACGGTAGGCGGTAGTGTATATGAAGCTACAGAGATTGTAAATATTTTAAAGAAAATACCTCATGTAGAAATCATGGCTGGTGCTTTGGTAGCAAGCGCAGGGACTTATATCATGGCAAATTTTCCTGCAAAGGCCTATGCTACCTCTCAATTCATGATTCATAAGCCATCAACTTATGTGATAGGAAATGAAGATGAAGTAAAGTCTGATTTAAAAGCGTTGGAAAACTTAACTATTCAATACCGAGATGTGTATGCTAAGCGTTTTAATAAAAGCCTAGAGGAAATAGACCAAATGTGGCAAAAGGATTATTGGTTCAATGCGCAGGAGGCTAAACAAATAGGTTTAATCAATGATATTATAGATGAAGATCTGAATATAACACCACAGAGTATTGTAATGATGCAAGCCTGTGGGTGCCCTAATATTCCAAAAATACAAAATCAAAATAACGATACGATTATGAATAAAGAACAAATTATTGCCGCACTTGGAATGGCAGCAGATGCCACCGATGAGCAAATACAGAAAAAAATCGAGGAACTTAGAGCTCAAGCAGAGAATAACGAAGCGCAAAGACAAGAACAAGCTAATCAATTAGTGGATAAAGCTATCAAAGAAAAACGCATTACGGCGGATAGTAAAGAATCTTATGTGAAACTAGCTACCATTGACTTTGAACAAACTAAAAAGGCACTAGAAAGCCTATCTCCAGTAGTTGCGGGTTCTAGTTTCGTAAACAAAACGGGGAAAACCGTAACAGACCAAAGCAATTGGACCTTGGAAGATTATTTAGAAAAAGACCCCGCAGCATTTGAGGCTTTGATGGAAAACAATCCAGAAAAAGCTAGACAACTTAACCAACAATATCAAGCAAAAAAATAG
- a CDS encoding CdiA C-terminal domain-containing protein, whose translation MAKIAQDRYEGKLKAGELDNAYILNTYEELKGGFTEGFDSSNFKVHGATNGISPETLKMRQNLFKFSGAKTYTLLEEINQILNSNKGETFDSFKNEVLKLNPRYNKNYLQAEWQTAKQAGYHAANWDEYQNNKDLYPNLKYKTQGDNRVREPHRLLNGIIAPLDSDFWKTHYPPNGWRCRCYVVQTAEKPTDEKDIPTLNEKEMPKEFRGNVGISGEIFKETAENKGKPHPYFALFKNAGSETKKAFEYSKLAAAKELAYTAENGAQVKVSPFADPADFEDNFKTASIIADKLGVSVNIRAHLDSNILEGHKNPELEIKGMIGDRKAIKTSQVKNLRNTYRSAKEQGCECIVFDLDSCPLTIEEVRNEAVKKFKTFPMIKEIFIHKNGEVINIKSNP comes from the coding sequence ATGGCTAAAATAGCACAGGACAGGTACGAGGGGAAACTCAAAGCCGGAGAGCTGGACAATGCCTACATTTTAAACACTTACGAAGAATTGAAAGGCGGTTTTACAGAGGGATTTGACAGCTCTAATTTCAAGGTGCACGGAGCCACCAACGGCATTAGTCCGGAAACGCTGAAAATGCGCCAAAATCTGTTTAAGTTTTCCGGTGCGAAAACTTATACCCTACTGGAAGAAATTAACCAAATATTAAACTCCAATAAAGGCGAAACCTTTGACAGTTTTAAAAACGAGGTATTGAAACTCAACCCACGATACAACAAAAACTACCTACAGGCAGAGTGGCAAACCGCTAAGCAAGCAGGCTACCATGCGGCCAATTGGGACGAGTATCAAAATAACAAAGATTTGTATCCAAATTTGAAGTACAAAACGCAAGGTGATAATAGGGTAAGAGAACCGCACCGCTTGTTAAATGGTATTATTGCTCCTTTGGACAGCGACTTTTGGAAAACACACTATCCGCCTAATGGCTGGCGTTGTCGTTGTTATGTGGTGCAAACCGCCGAAAAGCCTACAGATGAAAAGGATATACCTACGCTAAACGAAAAGGAAATGCCCAAAGAATTTAGGGGCAATGTAGGTATAAGTGGCGAAATATTTAAGGAAACCGCCGAAAACAAGGGCAAACCGCACCCATATTTTGCACTCTTTAAAAACGCTGGCAGCGAAACCAAAAAAGCCTTTGAATACAGCAAACTTGCAGCTGCCAAAGAATTGGCATACACCGCCGAAAATGGCGCACAGGTAAAGGTAAGCCCTTTTGCAGACCCTGCCGATTTTGAGGATAATTTTAAAACCGCTTCAATTATTGCAGATAAGTTAGGTGTTAGCGTTAATATTCGAGCTCATTTGGATTCTAATATTTTAGAAGGACACAAAAACCCTGAACTTGAAATAAAGGGAATGATTGGCGATAGAAAAGCTATTAAAACTTCTCAAGTTAAAAACCTTAGAAACACTTATCGTTCTGCGAAAGAACAAGGATGCGAGTGCATTGTTTTTGATTTAGATTCGTGTCCTTTGACAATCGAAGAAGTACGAAATGAGGCAGTCAAAAAATTTAAAACTTTTCCGATGATAAAAGAAATCTTTATCCATAAAAACGGAGAGGTTATAAATATAAAAAGCAACCCATAA
- a CDS encoding phage tail tape measure protein, with translation MSQTNWILNLVDKITAPIKKVQKQIDDTKKKFDGATKKGNRFGDCLKRIRAIDWMAATEGVNRLGSRISEAAKVGEDFEASLLDVSAIAGVSGEKLDALGDKARELAKTFGTEATDNLETFKTILSRLGPQLGESDEAMEKMGRYVNTLSKTMGGDAKGATDALTTSMLQFKVNLDDPIAAAGQMERMMNVMAAGAKEGAAEVPQIAQALVQAGGAAKLSNVSFEETNAALQALAKSGKYGAEAGVGLRNVLIKMNAPSALSKEATEMLKSYGVNMKKVSDASVPFADRLRELQKIGKNTDALAAVFGAENIQSAQGLINSADAQAELTEQITGTNVAYEQAEIVMSGWSEKMKRAKAWIDDLKIGSFKFTSVLGVMGDTLGGTVSVLGDFGAAYSGLSPVLKSTRKWLGETIVAKKIAAFWTKAVTVAQWAWNAALSANPIGLVIAAIAVLIGLIVVAINKFDSWGSTMLLLLGPIGMVVSAVMMIKRHWDSIVDAFQSDGIIGGLKRIGLVLLDVLMHPLQRILGWVAELTGWDWAKNAAGSVEEFRKNMNLISTSEKEAGKQKKQDKPTGNVVTGGVSVNDLIDGNGNGTGGETGTGGRKGKGKKTKTGGGGLSSSGGNKVINFKVEMKNYFSIDRSISSKEVAANGVVSKINDRLRDAVVVV, from the coding sequence ATGAGCCAAACCAATTGGATATTAAATTTAGTAGATAAAATTACTGCTCCCATTAAAAAGGTGCAGAAACAAATAGATGATACCAAAAAAAAGTTTGATGGGGCGACAAAAAAGGGTAATCGTTTTGGAGATTGCCTAAAGCGTATCCGTGCCATAGATTGGATGGCGGCAACAGAGGGAGTAAATCGTTTAGGTTCACGCATCTCGGAAGCGGCAAAGGTGGGTGAGGATTTTGAGGCATCATTGTTAGATGTTTCTGCTATTGCAGGGGTTTCTGGTGAAAAATTAGATGCCTTGGGTGATAAAGCAAGAGAATTGGCTAAAACATTTGGTACGGAGGCTACCGACAATTTGGAGACCTTTAAAACCATTCTTTCAAGGTTAGGTCCACAACTTGGAGAAAGCGATGAGGCCATGGAAAAAATGGGTAGATATGTGAATACGCTATCTAAAACCATGGGCGGAGATGCCAAAGGTGCTACAGATGCACTTACCACCTCTATGCTTCAATTCAAAGTAAATCTCGACGACCCTATTGCTGCGGCAGGACAAATGGAAAGAATGATGAATGTAATGGCAGCAGGCGCTAAAGAGGGCGCAGCAGAAGTACCGCAAATTGCTCAAGCACTAGTTCAAGCTGGAGGGGCTGCAAAGCTCTCCAATGTAAGCTTTGAAGAAACCAACGCAGCACTTCAAGCTTTAGCAAAAAGTGGAAAATATGGTGCAGAAGCTGGTGTTGGATTACGAAATGTTCTAATTAAGATGAACGCGCCATCAGCTTTATCAAAAGAAGCTACTGAAATGCTTAAAAGCTATGGAGTAAACATGAAAAAAGTATCCGATGCTTCTGTTCCGTTTGCCGATAGACTTAGAGAGTTGCAAAAGATAGGAAAGAATACAGATGCGTTAGCAGCAGTATTTGGTGCAGAAAATATTCAATCTGCTCAAGGTTTAATAAACTCTGCAGATGCTCAAGCTGAACTAACTGAACAAATAACAGGAACCAATGTGGCGTATGAGCAAGCTGAAATTGTGATGAGTGGCTGGAGTGAAAAAATGAAACGAGCCAAAGCATGGATTGATGATTTAAAAATTGGGAGTTTCAAGTTTACTAGCGTACTCGGTGTTATGGGAGATACTCTAGGGGGAACAGTAAGTGTTTTAGGAGATTTTGGAGCGGCTTATTCGGGACTTTCCCCCGTATTGAAGAGTACTAGAAAATGGCTGGGGGAAACAATTGTGGCGAAAAAGATTGCCGCTTTTTGGACAAAAGCGGTAACCGTTGCGCAATGGGCTTGGAATGCTGCGCTTTCTGCTAATCCCATAGGACTGGTAATTGCAGCGATTGCGGTATTGATAGGGCTTATAGTAGTTGCTATTAACAAATTTGATAGCTGGGGTTCTACTATGCTTTTGCTCTTAGGCCCTATTGGAATGGTGGTAAGTGCCGTGATGATGATTAAACGCCATTGGGATAGTATTGTAGATGCTTTTCAATCTGATGGTATTATTGGCGGTTTGAAGCGTATAGGTTTAGTCTTGTTAGATGTGTTGATGCATCCTTTACAAAGAATTTTAGGATGGGTGGCAGAACTCACAGGTTGGGATTGGGCGAAAAATGCCGCTGGTAGTGTGGAGGAATTTAGAAAGAACATGAATCTTATCTCTACCTCTGAAAAAGAAGCTGGAAAACAAAAAAAACAGGATAAACCTACTGGTAATGTCGTTACTGGAGGTGTAAGTGTGAATGATTTAATTGACGGTAATGGTAATGGCACTGGTGGCGAAACAGGTACAGGTGGAAGAAAAGGAAAAGGGAAGAAAACGAAAACAGGCGGTGGTGGTTTATCTTCTTCTGGAGGAAATAAAGTTATAAACTTCAAGGTAGAGATGAAAAACTACTTTTCGATTGATAGAAGCATTAGCAGTAAAGAGGTCGCAGCAAACGGAGTAGTAAGTAAAATAAATGACAGGCTGAGAGATGCCGTAGTGGTTGTGTGA